Proteins encoded within one genomic window of Brassica rapa cultivar Chiifu-401-42 chromosome A09, CAAS_Brap_v3.01, whole genome shotgun sequence:
- the LOC108869733 gene encoding uncharacterized protein LOC108869733, whose product MVVLMLMAKLEDMFTEKEARDDKVKELVTVAKELASAVETATAKAESLQADLGASINREAILQAQIGDQQETLDEKIAHLDKIMMTMQQGR is encoded by the exons ATGGTCGTTCTGATGCTCat GGCTAAACTGGAGGACATGTTTACTGAGAAGGAAGCCCGAGATGACAAGGTAAAGGAGCTCGTGACGGTGGCTAAGGAGTTGGCTTCCGCTGTTGAAACTGCGACTGCTAAGGCGGAATCTCTTCAAGCCGATCTTGGGGCGTCGATTAATCGTGAGGCTATCCTTCAAGCTCAGATTGGCGATCAGCAGGAAACTCTAGATGAAAAGATTGCTCATCTTGACAAAATCATGATGACTATGCAGCAAGGAAGGTAG